In Juglans regia cultivar Chandler chromosome 13, Walnut 2.0, whole genome shotgun sequence, the DNA window GGACGCCATTCATCAAAAACAGGCACCCCAAGAGATTTTATCCACGCAAGTGTAGCAATATAAGGAACAGAAATGTCATGATCGCCACTGCAAGGAGAAGAGCACtgtgaaaaattgaaattttttggcACAGGCCACTTGAAAGAGTAACCTATGTGATCAGTATCTTGATCATGCTAGTATATATTATCCATGACCTCTGCAGCCCATTGCTgttatgtgtgtgtatatatatatatatatatatatatatatgattcatttAGCTATTCTAATCCTTGGAGTAAGCCAAACTGGTAAGATAAAACTAAAGTTGGACAAATTCTGTGGCAGAGTAATGTCTGAATTCATCTGTGCTAATAGGGAACCAATTGCAACATTGCTTATAGTAGAGTGACTTCAGCATATTAAGTTTGGTTCTTAGTCAATCCTGATAGCCGGAAACAAATTGTTACAAGGGGACAAGAACCTGTATATCAGAGCTCGGAGACCCGTTTCTGTGAGATTCTTCTGATATGCAACTGTACTTTTGACATCTTCTGTGTAAGTCGAAAAATTTCTGGGGCACCTTTTCCATGATTCGACGGTTCCCTGGTAGTAAACATTAAATCATATTTAGTcataatttcttccattcaagTTGATCAAACAACACTTACAATTGGCATACCTCTCGAACATGAAGAGCTTCTTGGACCCTTTCATCATTCAACCACTTATAAGCCAGCACGTACGTAAAGCCCTATATATAGAGAATAAATCAATCAAATTCCTCAATTCTTCTACTTTTTCTGGGGTGTGCAAGTAAGTGTGTAATATTGAATCAGAAAGGCAACATCTCAAGGCAGCAATACCAGCAGAAATTGTTGTACATTTCAAAAGCATATGATGTAGCAAATGTATACAAACTCATTTAACTAGAGAGAGGCCAGTTGGTTTACCCGACACCGCAGTTCAGGAAGTTTAGATTGTGAGAGAAGGTAATTCATGGTTCTGTCTTCCTGAGCTCTCAAATCCCACTCTAGCTCCTTTGGTTTTCCAGATGAAAAAGCACATTGAGGTTCCAGAATTTGACACAGGTTTATTTGTAGAAGACACTGCAAAATTGAATAGAATGCAAATTTGTAGTGCCCTGTAGATCTTAGAAGTGACATCCATTAACAAAAACAGAAGGTAGTAAGAAGGCCACTGACCTCCTTAATTGTTTGAAGAGCGGTAACACAAAGTGTGTTGTTACTATCTACATTTACATAATCCTCGGAACAGTATAATTTGGCATCCTGGAAAAGCACGAGCATTCGAAATCTCGAGTAAGAagattttgataaaagaaagaatGCAAATACTTAATCCTTGTTTGATGACATGAATATAACATTAATGACAATGCCAAAAAAAGCAAAACGCTAGAAACCTAACCAGCATTTGCAAGCCTAATATCTATGTATGTTAAATCACCTCATAGATTTCATCTGATATGAGGTTCACCCTGTGCACATATGGAATCCTAAAGTTCACATCGGTAAAAGAATCGGTCACTGGGTTTCCGAGCAAGTATCCCTGTTTCAATTCAAAATGAATCAAATGCTTCTTCTGTGATTGGCAATAAcacaaaatgtgaaaatttaatatgattaattagaTTAAATACTTGAAGTTCCATTTCTGGCCTCAGCCCTGCTTCCAAAcctatatcatatcataaaccAAGTATAATAAGCTTATGACCAGAGATAATGAAATAAGAGTGATTTTATTCTCAAGCCGATGGTGTATTATAAAACGCACcattcacataatttaaatggtaagattcaaattttacaatttgaagtCCAAATCAAACTATATCACGTAAGCAGTGTGTGGTGTAGAGACTTTAGAATAGCAGTACTCATGAAATAATTACCAGTGTTTGtttctgaaaacaaaaagaatatttcCAGTAAACTTGTTCTAGCTAATACCTTCTAGTATATTTTGAAGGAGGAGAGGAACAATAATGCCAGAATATGAATCACCACCAATGTAGAGTTGATTTCCAAGAAAATTTGGGTGCTTAAGTAACCACTGTCAACAatcacgtatatatatataaaaaaaaaattaattaatttaatttacaaataaatcaGCATTTAAAacagtataatatattattgtagcCTCACACCTTCCTCAAAAAGGTGTAGGTCTGTGCTGCTGATTTTGTGTCCGACATGTAATAACCAGAGGAGGTTGTTGCATATGAAAATCCAGCTCCAACTGGTGcatcaataaatataatgttGGCCACCTGTTACcataacattaataatttattgattaattttggTGATCTCAACCATTAAAATTAGTAAGAACTTCATTACTAATTGAGCAGAAACCGTATGATCAATCTGAAATTATGCACCTTGGTCCATGAGTATTTGTTCTCCAGGACAGTTGGTAAAGTCCCATTGTAATTTGCATAATCGAAAGTTAAAGGACCTGCACCAAGATTCCAAATCGTTTACCACTGCTATATTCCTCCTTGTTCAAATTATAGCACTAATGGGCTATCTACATTAAATGGGCTCCAATATGCTATTAGTTGTGGGCCTAGCTCCCAATAGAACAACAAAACAGATCAAGCTTTGTTAACGAACATACGGGCCGGGCTTcgtataaaaaagtataaaattatattaaaaaaaaaacaatctgaCCTAAATAATATGACAAGtcagatttattttaaattaaaaaaagaaactgtATATAGTAATGTTGTATGACTTctgcataatcattttgaaagagtataatttgtcataaaaagtgagtttttcgTATAGATGACAAGTGTGCCCAcccaccttttcttttttcaaaaggaaaaaaaaaagaaaaagacaagtttagagcactggcatttggctaaatttattttgaagaatatcTACTAAATTTCTCctatattaaattagtttaatatactttatttagAATATGAGATACAGTTAGTGCCGGCTCAATGGTAAGGTCATTACCTAAAGCTCCCACCTATGTAAggtctctaaaaataaaaatgagttttttttttaaataaaaaataaaaaccatttcattaaataaaattttaaataatttttataatttttaatgtgtGCAAGGCTCcgtaatactaaatttaatatttaatacaatgattttttttataagtaatacaatgaattatttatattttaaataatttttataagatcttgTTAAATTAAGgcacaaaatttacattaaagTCTCATTTTAAGTTTgttgttgtaaatataaattcacaaaaactatatttaaagattttaaataaaatctcatcttattaaaaattttgaaaatactccATATAATGCAATAACTTCATTTGTAATCAGCCATCCTGACTACAATAACTTCATCCTTAGAGTCATATATGAAGGGAACTATAACATCttcattctaatattttattatttcatgtgtttttcttttccttctctctagTGTAACTTCATTCCTAGAATTACGAtgcatttttctattattaattatatttttataaaataatattaatagtctttcttttaatattttttaaaatataaaaataattaaaaaattattttttgcatctatctataatcatgcaaaaattataataatatgagaaaatatgaataaactttttattaattatttataaagtacaaaataatgcaataatcttatcttataacaaattataatataagtaatgttcatctatataatttaattaaaaaatattaatattttattattatagagaatatgatggctaatccaatgtagactctAAGTTTTGAGTGATTgactaaaagtaaaaaagtttcatgttaatcaaattttgaaaattaggatgactaatccaatgtctcaatggattagctaaaagttaaatctattgAGGATTTAgctattaaaacataaaatgacATCACAATGGATTATCTACAGTCACTtccaaaataatttctaaatttaaaagtaactattcatatatcaaatacattttatatccattatttatctcttccttttatatcaattatttatctctcccttttaaatgacaattgaaagtatataattagaatatgattactaattaatatataatattaagaatagtaaaatacaataaaataaaataaattcataattaaaaaaattaaaaaattaaaatatttttataatttttaattactcattactatataataaataatccaatgtggagatttgatgtgaatagtcaaaactaaatttattttatattattttattgtcatataataaaaaaatagttatttcaatataaagacttatatgaatggaatagtcaaaaattaaattcatcttatatttatcaaaaatgtactttaaatTCAGCTAATCTATTGAAAGTACTCTAGGATAGTTagaaatcatttgaaaattttaaaacaatgttttataattttcaacgtGGATCCAGCGTTTCAAGAATGAGAGAACTGACCGATTTCAAAGGCAAGTGCAGAGAAGCCAGAACAACCGGGGCCTCCAGTGAGCCAGAGGACAAGAGGATCTTCAACCGGACTCCTCTCCGACTCGATGAAATAGTAGAATAGCTGCACCTCATCGGTTTCCCCAACTCCAATGTATCTATTACCAAAACACAAAGccataattgaaagaaaaaggaaaaaaaaaaaaaaagatcagtgGGGGAAGCaaataaactgaaaaaaatatggTACCCGGTTTCAAGTGTGAAGGGTAGCTTGCCGGAAAATCCCGGAAGATATTCAACGAGCGATTGAGAGGCGGCAATGGCAGAGAAAGCTGAGAGTATGAGAAGTGCTGCAGTGAAGCGTAGATTGTGCATTAATCTACTAGTTGATGAATTCAACAAAACCGCTCTCTTTGGGCACATCATGTTGATTTCCAATTAGATTTAGGCCACACAACCCCTCCTCCCTTTTGTTTATTGGCCAAGAGCTACTATATGTTCCCTAACCCGATAATGCATCTATGTTCAAGAATGGAAATAACAAGGAATAAATAAGATAAACATACGTAAATTAGGCACGTGTAATGACCCAAATTAAGATGCAAGAGAGTTAGTTGGCATGCTGGTGTATCTCGTCTTCTTCAATATATTCTCATACCTCCTTTTACTTACTGAACTTTCAAGGGAATAAAGTAGCGATTGAATATGGTTTTTTAGCTAGCTGTGGGGTAATTCATCCAACTTTCTTTATCGACCACCCCATAGAAGAATGGAAGCTCTGAGACTGTAGATAGGAGCtgcaatttttatattattattataaaatcgaACATACACACAAataatggtatatatattatgagtttTACTATGTACAAGTAAGTTTACGTACTAATttgtatattaatgttgttgtcttcatattctaaatttaaattagcattgtttgcaataaaatttattttctgacaaaatatattgaatgAATGTATGTATTAGTCTGcataattatttacaattaaatttttctatatattattcgTATTCAACCAAACAGATAAGGACAGAAAATCCTCACGAAAACAAGGATCTGTCTAGTCATTGTAGT includes these proteins:
- the LOC108983121 gene encoding serine carboxypeptidase-like 18; protein product: MMCPKRAVLLNSSTSRLMHNLRFTAALLILSAFSAIAASQSLVEYLPGFSGKLPFTLETGYIGVGETDEVQLFYYFIESERSPVEDPLVLWLTGGPGCSGFSALAFEIGPLTFDYANYNGTLPTVLENKYSWTKVANIIFIDAPVGAGFSYATTSSGYYMSDTKSAAQTYTFLRKWLLKHPNFLGNQLYIGGDSYSGIIVPLLLQNILEGLEAGLRPEMELQGYLLGNPVTDSFTDVNFRIPYVHRVNLISDEIYEDAKLYCSEDYVNVDSNNTLCVTALQTIKECLLQINLCQILEPQCAFSSGKPKELEWDLRAQEDRTMNYLLSQSKLPELRCRGFTYVLAYKWLNDERVQEALHVREGTVESWKRCPRNFSTYTEDVKSTVAYQKNLTETGLRALIYSGDHDISVPYIATLAWIKSLGVPVFDEWRPWFVEGQIAGYQVKFMNDHYRLTYVTLKGAGHTAPEYKHKESLAMVDRFFARYPI